In the Paenibacillus sp. FSL R7-0337 genome, GCACATACCATGGAGATTGACTACGCCGTCGTCGGCAAAAATAATATCCAGACCACCATCGTCCCGCTCGCGGTTCCCTTCCCGGATGCCGATGCCTACGCTGAAATCTCCTTCAAGGATGGTGCGGGCAGCCTGGCTGCTTCCGGCTCGACCGGAGAGATCCAGTTCCGAATTCACAAAGATAATTATGCGAATTACAACCAGGCCAACGACTACTCCTTCCGGCCACTGCTGACCAGCTTCACCGCCAATGACCGGATCACTGTGTACCATAATGGAACGCTGATCTATGGCGTAGAGCCGTAAAAAAAAACGCACGGGTATAGAGAGGTTCGCCCTCTGCCCGTGCGTTTTTTTTGATTTTCAACCCAGGTTACTCTGCCTGTTCCTCCAGCCTCGCCCGCATCTGTGCATAGGCCTCCGGGGTGCCGACATCCTCTACCGTGCCCTCCGTATAGTAGGCCCGCATCTCCTGACGGGAATGCAGCCATTCGGGAAAATAAGTCGGCGCATCCGGGTTGCCCCCTTCCGCCAGATAACGGGAGAACAGCGGCAGCGTAGAACGTTTGTAGATGTACAGCGCGAATACGCCAATGTTCGAGCGGGGCGCCTGCGGCTTTTCCTCCAGGGACAAGACCCTATTCTGCGCATCCAGCTCCGCCACACCGATACTGCGCAGCTCCGCCGGATCATCTACCGTCCGCACCAGAATACAGTCGGTATCCACCTTGTGAAAATAGTCCAAATACCCCGCCAGGCCGAAGCCCAGCACATTATCGCCCGCCAGCACCAGCAGATCCTCCTGCGGCTGCTCCTGCTCCAGCACAAACTGGATATCGCCAATCGCGCCTAACCGCCCCTCGGGAGAAGAAGTGCCGTCGTTCAGGATACGAACCCGCTTGCTCCCTTGGTACTGCCCGGCCCACTGTTCAAAAGCAAGGTAGAAACGCTCATTCGTCACCACAAGAATCTCCGAAATCTCCTCCAGCACCTCCAGCCGCGCGGCCAGCAGATCCAGAATCGTCCGGCTTCCCTGCACCGGCAGCAGCGGCTTCGGGGTGTCTAGCGTTAACGGATACAGACGGGTGGCATACCCCGCAGCCAAGATTAATGCGATCATCCTCGATCCGCTCCTCTGTCTGGTGTGGATGCTGCGAATAAGGCTCTGGACAGCAGCTCCATCGTTTGCCTGTATACAGTATGGGCGGCTACGGCATCTCCAAGGAACCCGCCCATGTATAGGTGGATTACACCATGCAGCGAGGACCATATGGCGGCGACAAGAGCCCCGGTCTCTTCCTTGTCCGAAATAAGCCCCTGCTGCTGGGCGGTAATGATTAGAACCTGTAGTCGGCGTATGGCGGTCAACGTTCCCTGCATACTCTCCGCATCCGGCTTGAACTCGGCAAAAGCCCCTCCGAACATCAGCTTGTAGTAGCTGCTGTAATCCTGTCCGAACTGCCAGAAGGCTTCGCCCAGTTCCAGCAGATGCTGCTGCAGGTCAGCATGCGGCGGCACCTCTTCAAACCGCAGGGCCAGCAGCTTACAACCTTCAAGATATAACTGCTGGGCCAGCCCCTCTTTATTAACAAATAGACTATAGATAATTTTGGTGGAACAGCCCATTCTTTGCGATACTCTGCGTACAGTGACGGCCTCCGGCCCCTCTTCCTGCAGAATGGCCGCGGCCGCATCCACCACAAGCTTACGGAGATTCTCCGTATTTTGCAGGCGGGCTTCCTGATAGGTCTTCAGTGTCCGGCCCGTGGATGGCGAGGACTTGTCTTCGTTATGGATAGGAATCACCTTCATTCGGTTATCAATGTTATTGACCAGCAACAAGGTTGCCGGGTTCTAACAGGAATTCTAAACATTCGCACCTAGGATGTCAATTGAACCCTTACGTGAAAAAATTAGATTGACACACGTGTGATGTTTTGGTTACTATGATTCACATAGGTAACGTTGTTACCAAAACAAAACGTTGATTCAGAAGGAGAAGTAAAAATGAATATTAAAGGGAAATGGTCATTGGTCACCGGAGCCTCTTCGGGAATCGGAGAACAGTTTGCAAGACAATTAGCCAAGGAGGGCAGTCATCTGGTGCTTGTAGCCAGATCCAAAGTCAAACTGGATGCACTCGCAGCCGAATTGACCCGAAGCCATGGAATTCAGTGCCGGGTGATTCCCAAGGACCTATCGCTCGAAGGCGCTGCCGGAGAGCTGTACCAGCAATGCCAGCAGCTTGGCCTGAATATCGATCTGCTGGTGAACAATGCGGGTTTTGCCACCCATGGCCTGTTCGAGCAGGTCTCCGGCGAGCGCCAGCATGAAGAGGTCATGCTCAACGTAGCCGCTGTAGTCGATATGACGCATCTCTTCCTTCCCGGAATGCTCCACAGAGGAGCAGGCGCTGTGATCAATGTATCGTCTACCGCAGGCTTTCAGCCGCTGCCTTATATGGCCGTCTATGGGGCGACCAAAGCTTTTGTCTTGTCCTTCACCGATGCCCTCTACTGGGAGAATCGTGATCGCGGCGTCCAATTCTTCGCCCTGTGTCCAGGCTCGACGGAGACCAATTTCTTCAACGTGGTGGGCACGGAGGATGCCTCTGTCGGCGGCGCGAAGGACTCACCGGAGCGGGTAGTGGCCCTTACACTGCGCGCTATGGCCAGAGGAAAACAGTACGTTGTTCCGGGGCTCCGCAATTACCTGAGTGCCCAGATTACCCGGTTCATGACCCGCAGACAAAGCCTGCGCTTGGTCGGTGGTATGCTTCGCCCTACAAACCCTAAGGAGAATGTGTAATGTCTACAGAAACTAATCAACGCAAACGGTCCGCCGGTAAGCATATCCGCAGATGGAGCTTGATCCTGCTCGGAATAATCGTGCTGGGAATCGCCGGATTCCTGCTGATGCCAGCCCCGGTAGAGCCTGCCGTATGGTCTGCACCTGCCGCCCCTTCTTTTGAGCAGGAGGGCCCTTGGAAAGAGAACAGCAAGCTTAGCTCCGCAGAGCTTGTGACAGATCGCGCGAAGTTCCCGGAATTTATCACTTTTGATGCTGCGGGGCTGCTGTACACGGGCGACTCTGACGGCAAAATATACAGAGTAGCCTTCGATGCGGAAGGTAAGGCGCAGCCAGCCGAAGTGTTCGCCGATACCCAGGGAACACCTAACGGGCTGAAATTCGATGCTGCCGGAAATTTGATTGTGGCGGATATTCAGAAGGGACTGCTGTCGATTGACAAGGATGGGAAGATTGAAGTATTGGCCACTGAAGTGGACGGAGGGCCGATCTATCTGGCGAACGAGCTGGACATCGCGCAGGACGGAATGATCTATTTCTCCGATACCTCTAACTACGGCAAGGTCATGTTCAAAGAGATCGCCGAGAACAAACCGCATGGACGGTTGTTGAGATATGATCCGCAGACCCGGCAGACCACCGTTCTGCTGAAGGATTTATATTTTGCCAATGGGGTCGCATTGTCTGCTGAAGAAGATTTCGTGCTTGTTGCTGAATCGTACCATTACCAGCTGACCCGATACTGGCTGAAGGGGCCCAAGCAAGGCACCTCGGATATTTTCGCGGAGAATCTGGCAGGGTTCCCGGACAATATCACTCGCGACGCTCAGGGACATTTCTGGGTAGGAGTATTCACAACCCGTCTGGCTTTTGCCGATTACATGCATAGTCATCCCTGGGTAGCAGCGACGATGTCCAAGGTGCCACAGTCCCTGTTAAATGGAGCAAGTGCCCCGGTGAAGCACGGACTTGTCGCAGAATACGGCCCCGAAGGCGAGCTTGTGAGCAGCTGGCATGATCCGGAAGGGACCTTGTACGGGATCACCACTGCCGTAAGCCAGGGAGGATATTTATATCTCGGAACGGCACCGGGCGGAAGCCAAGGGGTTCACCGGGTGCTTTTGAAACCGTAAGATTGTTACATTGAGGCAACCCAAACAGCAGCCCACTCCGGCAGGAGGGGCTGCTGTTGCAGTTGGAGCTGGGCGTATGATTGTTGCGGAGCTTATCCTCCCCCCGCTACACGCGCGGTCGGTATGCTATGCCGTCGATCTGGACCTTAAGTCCATCCGGACCGCCCACATGCGCGAACTCGGTGGAGATCGTTTTGCGGGCAGGGTACTTGCCTTGGAATCTGCGCTTGAATACCTCTTCCATAACCGGAATCTCCCACACATCCCGCAGCAGAATGTCCACTTTCACCACATCTGTGAGTGTAAGTCCCACCTGTCCGAGACGATCACTCATATCATTCAGCGCACCTTCCACCTGCTCTTCCACCGTTCCGCCCACATTGCCCACACAGAAGCTCAGGAAAATAAAATCCCCCGCCTCTACTAAACCGGAGTATGCATACTCCTCATTCACATCATGTCTGGTGATCCCGCCCATACTGGTTCTTGTCCCCTTGTCGCCTGAGATAAACCCAGTATAGCAGGAAAAAATAGACATCTGTATGCAAAAAGTCTTACATTATCATATATAACTGAGAAATACTTATGAATGGAGGAGAACCATGAAACGATTCCTAAAATCAAAGTCTTTTCTGATTACATCCATCCTGTTCAGCTTTCTTTTCATTATGAATATCATATCGCCGCCTGACAGTACGGGAATGGACATTGCACTCAGTATTCTCAAATCTGTATTGGCTGGTGTAATAAGCGGCTTTATTATTGGCGGCATTCTCTTTCTTTTACTGAAAAAGAAGTCCATCTGACCTTAGACTTCCACACACGGTGTTTCAGGAAGCTTCAAAACAACCTGCTCCAGACATGCTGTCAATATCTAACTTGGATGATGCGTACATAGGAGCAGTTGAGCGTGGAGAGCGGAATTTTTCAATCGGGAAGTGCTGGCTACCCTGGATAGCTCCGAAAAAAAAGATGCCCGATGAATCCAAACCCAAAAGGATGCCGCTTAGTAAACTGAAATCGGTTTTGAGAAAAGAGGAGTATTATGGGCTCTCCGAGTGGAATGATTATTTTCTCAGCAATATCAACTGTATTTTTGGTTGTATGGGTTATCGGAGCTCTGTTAATAGCAATATTCCCCTTTAAGTCTTGGGAGCTTCTGCAAGGATGGAAGACACGCAGAGAGCCATCCTCCTCCTATTTTATAATGGTAAGAGTACTGGCAATTATTATGTTTATCATTGGTATTGCTCTACTTTCCTTAAACTTATTTCACAATTAATAAAGAACAGGACTGCCCATATACAGGCAGCCCCGTCTGATTCGTCCTAATCCAGCTCCGCGCGCGAGAACAGATCGCGGATGAGCGCGTCATCCTCACAGGCCCGCTTGAAGGCAGTGGCGAACTTGACCAGTGCCTCACCGTCAGAGGAATAGGCGCAGAACATACCGGCCTCCGGATCGAAGCGGACAATTCCGGATAGCTCAGGCATCTGCTCCTCCAGGAAGACCGCAGCCAGAGAGGCCCAATCATATCCGTTGCCCTCGAAGCCCTCGTCTTCCCGTGCGGCGAATACCTCCGTCTTATAGCTTCCTGCATTCAGAATCACGGACTTGCCGCCGTTATCCTGCTCCACGATAATAAAAGGCTTCAGATCCGCAGCTCCCGCCGATTCCGCCTCCTTCAGCTTCTTCAATAACTGTTCCTTTGCCTCATCCGTGAACCGGAGCGTCCCGTTCGTCTTCACGATCATGTCTTGGCGGACACGGTCGTCCAGCCAGTCCGTGATGAAGCCCGGGGCATATCCGCCAGTGCTGAATTCACCGCCGAACGCGATCATTTTGGAATACACCTCAAGATATTGGTCACGGCTCGTATTCGGGTAGACGCGGGTATAGAGCCAGAATTGCAGATCATACATCAAGGTGGACCGCTCGTCCGCATGAAGAGAGAAATGGCCCTTCTCCTCCACAATGGCGGTGCAGATCCTGCGGATAATGCCCTCTATATCGTCCACTTCCGTAACCTTGTCGCACAGCTCCTGCAGCAGCGGTGAGAACGCACCGGACGCCACTGTCTTCAGGTCATCCTCCTTATCCTCTTCCGAGGTATCAAACACCTCATCGTTCACCAGCCCACGGATAAAGGTCTCGAAGTCAGGGGCCAGGAACGTAATCTCATAGTTGCCCTCCTGATCCACATGAATCACCTCAGGTTCACCCTCCGGCCCGCAGTGGCGGTAATCCAGCATGATGACATCATGTCCGGCAGAAGGACAGTCTCCGAAGACCACGCCAATATCGGGGTAACCCCACTCCTCAATCATGAAGCGGCTTCCCAGGTCTCCGCAGAGGGAGTAGCTTTTGTCACGGCCGATTCCGGCTATTCCCGAGATAGCAACATGATCCTCAGCCCAGGATGTAGATTCAGTCACCGGGAAACAGGTATTGCGGGGAATCCCCCCGTTATGCTGCTTCATCATGGCGATGTAAGAGGCCGGCAGCTTATAGCCCAGCTCTTCCTCCACAGAAACAATCAGCTCATCACTGGGCAGCGGGGACACGTACGACTTCAGGGCATAATCGCTGTCTTCCCAGAAATCGGCACAAAAATCAAGGAAAGACCCTAGGTCTCTGCCGCCGCTCTCTCTGAGTAATTTAGCATTATGTATCGCTTCGGCACGCCTGGCCTGCTCTCTGGCCTCACGCTGCGCGCCTTCCCGGCTGTACTCCAGCATGTTCTGGATATCTCCGTCTCCCGGCTCCAGTTCATCTGCACGTGCAAACGCTTGGACCGCCTGCTCGTACTGATTCAGATAATAGTAGGAGTACCCTGCGCGAAAATGCCAAAGCGAATCCTCTTTGCCTTCCTCTGCAATGCTGAGCAGCAGCTCCAGCGCTTTGTCGTAATCTCCCAGGTTGTTATAAGCTCTGCCCAATTGGCTGATACATTCATAATCTCTTGCCTCTGGTGGAATCTCCAGAAGACGGTCCACAATCTGCTGATATTCATTCTTGTCATGCCAACGCTTCACTTGTGCAAGCAATACCTTATCCATCCCTGTAGCCTCCCTGTTTGGACACTGTAAAGCAAGCCCGTTCCCACATTCCGCAGATGCGCTTGCCGTCAGTTCATTCACTATTACCCATTCACCGGAAAATCAGAAAATAAAACAGGCGCCCAGCTCAAAATAACCCCACAACATATAAACGATTCTATACCAAAAAGAGGCTGCCCCTGCCTATATCCGGCATCTGGACAGCTCCTATAATATCTTTCATATCCATTCCGGCAATTTACTGAATCGACTGCAGATGCTCCCCGAGACGGTCCCAGGTTTCGGTAATTCCCTGAATCATCCCCATATCCATAACCGTGCGGAGCGCTTCTTCGGACTCATACTTCGAGCGGCTGATCAGCTTCGTTCTGCCCCCCTCCGTCTCTTCAAAGATCATGCTGACCAAAGTAGACGGCATTCCTTCGGTTTCATTGCCTTTGGCATCCGAGAAGTAATCGGTGTAGACAAAGCTCTCGCCATCAGTGATTTCATGATAGATGCCCTTGCCCCAGGATTCCATTCCGAAGAATTCCCCCTGCTTCTCATCGACACACTTCATACAGTAATGCCAAATACCGCCCGGACGAAAATCAACGCTGCAGAAGGGAACGATCCAGCCGCGCGGCCCCCACCACTGCTTCAGATGCTCAGCTTCAGTGAACACTTTGAATACAAGCTCATGCGGGGCGGCGAATACACGTTCCAGAACCAGTTCAAGACCTTCTACACGGGAAACCATTGTCTCAGACATACCTAATCCCTCCTGATCGTCATTCATTCTTCTTCGGACTGTAGCTGCCGCAGATAGTCATCCAGGTTGTCGAAGCGTTCACTCCATAGCCTGCGGTAAGCTTCCAGCCAGGCATCCATTGCCTTCAGCGGCTCCGTACGCAGCCTGTAGTTCCGGCGGTTAGCCGCCGCTTCCACCTCAACCAGTCCGGCTTCCAGCAACACACGCAAATGCTTCGAAGCCTGAGGCTGACGGAGCGCGAGCCGCTCGGCGATATCGCCTACGCTCATCGGCCCGTCTTTCAGGATCTCTATCATCCGCAGCCGCGTAGGCTCAGCAAGTGCGCTAAATGTCATTGTGTTCATCATTCCGATGTTCCTTTTGTAGAGCATTTTATTTATTTTTACTGGGGTACATCAATAATATACCCAGTAAGGAATATTCCTGTCAAGGAATATTATGAAATTGTCGGACTGCTTCTGCTGCTCTATTGCTTCTCATCGCTTGTTGTCTATTCGAGCAGGTTAACGCCTGCCGCTTCCAGCGAAGGAATAAGATATTTATGGTCTATGGGCGATGACATCACAATTAGAATCGTATAGTTCCCGTATTTATCGCATTCATTGCCGAACTGCTCCAAGGCTTGCGTGGAATCGGTCATTACTTTTAACAGATAGTTGTGCTCTCCGCTGATTCGATAACATTCAACTACCTCCGGAGAGGAGCGGCAGAATTCCATGAAGGCCGTACATTCTCTGGAGTGGAACAGCATATAGGCGGCCGCATGTTTTCCAATCTTCTCCGGTGAGATTATGGTGCGATACCCGCTGATTACCCCGTTTTCCTCCATACGTCTAACTCTTTCTGTCACTGCGGGTTGTGATAGGCCCACACATTTCCCGAGTTCCGTCATAGATATTCTCGCTTGGCTCTGAAGATGAAACAGAATCTGCTTATCCGTATGGTCCATTCCATTCAATTCCTTTAATTTTAAGGAACTTTGTACAAATCGCCTTGTTTTTAACCGCCGGACGGCCATTATAGCTTGGTTGCCTTATGTAAGCCGATTAACTTATTTTATATAATATACTTACATTAGTAAAGCACACCTTGCTTTAACTATAGTGAAAGGATGATAACTGTTGAGTACA is a window encoding:
- a CDS encoding nucleotidyltransferase family protein, with product MIALILAAGYATRLYPLTLDTPKPLLPVQGSRTILDLLAARLEVLEEISEILVVTNERFYLAFEQWAGQYQGSKRVRILNDGTSSPEGRLGAIGDIQFVLEQEQPQEDLLVLAGDNVLGFGLAGYLDYFHKVDTDCILVRTVDDPAELRSIGVAELDAQNRVLSLEEKPQAPRSNIGVFALYIYKRSTLPLFSRYLAEGGNPDAPTYFPEWLHSRQEMRAYYTEGTVEDVGTPEAYAQMRARLEEQAE
- a CDS encoding TetR/AcrR family transcriptional regulator, with protein sequence MLLVNNIDNRMKVIPIHNEDKSSPSTGRTLKTYQEARLQNTENLRKLVVDAAAAILQEEGPEAVTVRRVSQRMGCSTKIIYSLFVNKEGLAQQLYLEGCKLLALRFEEVPPHADLQQHLLELGEAFWQFGQDYSSYYKLMFGGAFAEFKPDAESMQGTLTAIRRLQVLIITAQQQGLISDKEETGALVAAIWSSLHGVIHLYMGGFLGDAVAAHTVYRQTMELLSRALFAASTPDRGADRG
- a CDS encoding SDR family oxidoreductase, which encodes MNIKGKWSLVTGASSGIGEQFARQLAKEGSHLVLVARSKVKLDALAAELTRSHGIQCRVIPKDLSLEGAAGELYQQCQQLGLNIDLLVNNAGFATHGLFEQVSGERQHEEVMLNVAAVVDMTHLFLPGMLHRGAGAVINVSSTAGFQPLPYMAVYGATKAFVLSFTDALYWENRDRGVQFFALCPGSTETNFFNVVGTEDASVGGAKDSPERVVALTLRAMARGKQYVVPGLRNYLSAQITRFMTRRQSLRLVGGMLRPTNPKENV
- a CDS encoding SMP-30/gluconolactonase/LRE family protein, which produces MSTETNQRKRSAGKHIRRWSLILLGIIVLGIAGFLLMPAPVEPAVWSAPAAPSFEQEGPWKENSKLSSAELVTDRAKFPEFITFDAAGLLYTGDSDGKIYRVAFDAEGKAQPAEVFADTQGTPNGLKFDAAGNLIVADIQKGLLSIDKDGKIEVLATEVDGGPIYLANELDIAQDGMIYFSDTSNYGKVMFKEIAENKPHGRLLRYDPQTRQTTVLLKDLYFANGVALSAEEDFVLVAESYHYQLTRYWLKGPKQGTSDIFAENLAGFPDNITRDAQGHFWVGVFTTRLAFADYMHSHPWVAATMSKVPQSLLNGASAPVKHGLVAEYGPEGELVSSWHDPEGTLYGITTAVSQGGYLYLGTAPGGSQGVHRVLLKP
- a CDS encoding RidA family protein, which produces MGGITRHDVNEEYAYSGLVEAGDFIFLSFCVGNVGGTVEEQVEGALNDMSDRLGQVGLTLTDVVKVDILLRDVWEIPVMEEVFKRRFQGKYPARKTISTEFAHVGGPDGLKVQIDGIAYRPRV
- a CDS encoding Imm51 family immunity protein; its protein translation is MDKVLLAQVKRWHDKNEYQQIVDRLLEIPPEARDYECISQLGRAYNNLGDYDKALELLLSIAEEGKEDSLWHFRAGYSYYYLNQYEQAVQAFARADELEPGDGDIQNMLEYSREGAQREAREQARRAEAIHNAKLLRESGGRDLGSFLDFCADFWEDSDYALKSYVSPLPSDELIVSVEEELGYKLPASYIAMMKQHNGGIPRNTCFPVTESTSWAEDHVAISGIAGIGRDKSYSLCGDLGSRFMIEEWGYPDIGVVFGDCPSAGHDVIMLDYRHCGPEGEPEVIHVDQEGNYEITFLAPDFETFIRGLVNDEVFDTSEEDKEDDLKTVASGAFSPLLQELCDKVTEVDDIEGIIRRICTAIVEEKGHFSLHADERSTLMYDLQFWLYTRVYPNTSRDQYLEVYSKMIAFGGEFSTGGYAPGFITDWLDDRVRQDMIVKTNGTLRFTDEAKEQLLKKLKEAESAGAADLKPFIIVEQDNGGKSVILNAGSYKTEVFAAREDEGFEGNGYDWASLAAVFLEEQMPELSGIVRFDPEAGMFCAYSSDGEALVKFATAFKRACEDDALIRDLFSRAELD
- a CDS encoding SRPBCC domain-containing protein, which produces MSETMVSRVEGLELVLERVFAAPHELVFKVFTEAEHLKQWWGPRGWIVPFCSVDFRPGGIWHYCMKCVDEKQGEFFGMESWGKGIYHEITDGESFVYTDYFSDAKGNETEGMPSTLVSMIFEETEGGRTKLISRSKYESEEALRTVMDMGMIQGITETWDRLGEHLQSIQ
- a CDS encoding metalloregulator ArsR/SmtB family transcription factor, which gives rise to MNTMTFSALAEPTRLRMIEILKDGPMSVGDIAERLALRQPQASKHLRVLLEAGLVEVEAAANRRNYRLRTEPLKAMDAWLEAYRRLWSERFDNLDDYLRQLQSEEE
- a CDS encoding Lrp/AsnC family transcriptional regulator is translated as MDHTDKQILFHLQSQARISMTELGKCVGLSQPAVTERVRRMEENGVISGYRTIISPEKIGKHAAAYMLFHSRECTAFMEFCRSSPEVVECYRISGEHNYLLKVMTDSTQALEQFGNECDKYGNYTILIVMSSPIDHKYLIPSLEAAGVNLLE